Proteins from one Amycolatopsis endophytica genomic window:
- a CDS encoding glycosyltransferase family 87 protein codes for MRHGSAAERLRLGLELLLALGLFVALAYYAHGLRKWPTDVDIYRLGADTFLKGHSIYSELPVSAIGGALPYTYPPFSAVLFTPLAIIPPPIGFPLLTAATCLALFPIVLAYRKSSPELSGLLAKPWMVVAGVFVMTTAHPVANTIFWGQINVLLMMLVAVDVLWPNPRWPRGALIGIAAAVKLTPAGFVLIFLLRKDFRAVVTSFLSFLVMTAIAFVLMPGDSWTYWTDRVFHATGMNIGPIHANESITATFEKLHLTGTTLTVVGGLGVIAVIAMTFLGTARALRDNDLAMALGVTGAGVLLISPISWSHHWILALPTAALVLVQGVRNNNKWLIVSGWGAVVILWLAPHYWVPLEWQNWSFAQQVAGSSYQIVAIAFLVVMAVRWFLGRGTPAPADDLDFELASELTRPAMAAVEPPNGVRTPARAGDEA; via the coding sequence ATGAGGCACGGGAGTGCCGCCGAGCGGCTCCGCCTGGGTCTCGAGCTGCTGCTCGCCCTCGGCCTGTTCGTGGCCCTCGCGTACTACGCGCACGGGCTCCGGAAGTGGCCGACGGACGTCGACATCTACCGGCTCGGCGCGGACACCTTCCTCAAGGGCCACTCGATCTACTCGGAGCTGCCCGTCTCGGCCATCGGTGGCGCGCTGCCCTACACCTACCCGCCGTTCTCCGCGGTGCTGTTCACGCCGCTGGCGATCATCCCGCCGCCGATCGGGTTCCCGCTGCTGACCGCCGCGACCTGCCTGGCGCTGTTCCCGATCGTGCTGGCCTACCGCAAGTCCTCGCCGGAGCTGAGCGGGCTGCTGGCCAAACCGTGGATGGTCGTCGCGGGCGTGTTCGTGATGACCACCGCGCACCCGGTGGCGAACACGATCTTCTGGGGCCAGATCAACGTCCTGCTGATGATGCTCGTCGCGGTGGACGTGCTGTGGCCCAACCCGCGCTGGCCGCGGGGCGCGCTGATCGGCATCGCCGCCGCGGTCAAGCTGACCCCGGCCGGTTTCGTGTTGATCTTCCTGCTGCGCAAGGACTTCCGCGCGGTGGTGACCAGCTTCCTCAGCTTCCTGGTGATGACCGCGATCGCGTTCGTCCTCATGCCGGGCGATTCGTGGACCTACTGGACCGACCGCGTCTTCCACGCCACCGGCATGAACATCGGCCCGATCCACGCGAACGAGTCGATCACCGCCACGTTCGAGAAGCTCCACCTGACCGGCACCACGCTCACGGTCGTCGGCGGTCTCGGCGTGATCGCGGTGATCGCGATGACGTTCCTCGGCACGGCGCGCGCGCTGCGGGACAACGACCTGGCGATGGCGCTCGGTGTCACCGGGGCGGGTGTTCTGTTGATTTCGCCGATCTCGTGGTCGCACCACTGGATCCTCGCCCTGCCCACGGCCGCGCTGGTGCTGGTGCAGGGTGTGCGGAACAACAACAAGTGGCTCATCGTGTCCGGCTGGGGCGCGGTGGTGATCCTGTGGCTGGCGCCGCACTACTGGGTGCCGCTGGAGTGGCAGAACTGGAGCTTCGCCCAGCAGGTGGCGGGCAGCAGCTACCAGATCGTGGCCATCGCGTTCCTCGTGGTGATGGCGGTGCGGTGGTTCCTCGGCCGCGGCACGCCCGCCCCGGCTGACGACCTGGACTTCGAGCTGGCGAGCGAACTGACCCGCCCCGCGATGGCGGCGGTGGAACCCCCGAACGGGGTCCGCACCCCGGCCCGCGCCGGCGACGAGGCCTGA
- a CDS encoding GtrA family protein: MQQDIRVTRRSPAERFASFCATVVRYLPFGLNTLVPPNFVGFALINGFTFGVDLVLLTLGHGVAGMPLPAAITVAYICAFALSFVLNRTFNFRSHAPVGRQAVLYAIAVAVNYLAFILGAGAGLAALGLEYHLARILAGACEAVFLYSVLRWIVFAERGRA; the protein is encoded by the coding sequence GTGCAACAGGACATCCGGGTGACGCGGCGTTCACCCGCCGAGCGGTTCGCGTCGTTCTGCGCCACGGTCGTGCGTTACCTGCCGTTCGGGCTGAACACGCTGGTCCCGCCCAACTTCGTGGGGTTCGCGCTGATCAACGGGTTCACCTTCGGCGTCGACCTGGTCCTGCTGACCCTCGGGCACGGCGTGGCGGGCATGCCGCTGCCCGCCGCGATCACGGTGGCCTACATCTGCGCCTTCGCGCTGAGCTTCGTGCTCAACCGCACCTTCAACTTCCGTTCGCACGCCCCCGTCGGGCGGCAGGCGGTGCTGTACGCGATCGCGGTGGCGGTCAACTACCTGGCCTTCATCCTGGGCGCCGGCGCCGGCCTGGCCGCGCTGGGCCTGGAGTACCACCTGGCCCGGATCCTCGCCGGGGCGTGCGAAGCGGTGTTCCTCTACAGCGTGCTTCGCTGGATCGTGTTCGCCGAGCGCGGCCGGGCGTAG
- a CDS encoding ACT domain-containing protein: protein MKRLAIDLQPGEYAVARLDPGAPAPEIDAPGGLVSVTRTAAEISVICPADKVPAGARVESGWRLLTVRGPLAFTLTGIIAALAGELASAGVALFSLSTFDTDHVLVKDGELARAIGALRAAGHEVAEQVSPAGTPSAPPGC from the coding sequence GTGAAGCGGCTCGCCATCGACCTCCAGCCGGGGGAGTACGCCGTCGCCCGGCTGGATCCGGGCGCTCCGGCGCCCGAGATCGACGCCCCGGGCGGTCTGGTCTCGGTCACCAGGACCGCGGCCGAAATCTCGGTGATCTGCCCCGCGGACAAGGTCCCGGCCGGTGCCCGGGTCGAATCCGGCTGGCGCCTGCTGACCGTGCGCGGACCGCTGGCGTTCACGTTGACCGGGATCATCGCCGCACTCGCCGGTGAACTGGCCTCGGCCGGGGTCGCGTTGTTCTCGCTGTCCACTTTCGACACTGACCACGTGCTGGTGAAGGACGGCGAGCTGGCGCGCGCGATCGGTGCCCTGCGAGCCGCGGGGCACGAGGTCGCGGAACAGGTCAGTCCCGCGGGAACGCCTTCCGCGCCGCCCGGCTGCTGA
- a CDS encoding M16 family metallopeptidase yields the protein MARQIAGHEQAVGTTRTLETGANGQTVKRTVLPGGLRVVTEHVPGVRSATVGLWVGVGSRDEPPKVAGAAHYLEHLLFKGTTRRSAVRIAEEIDAVGGELNAFTAKEHTCYYAQVLDEDLPLAVDLVTDVVFEALCAESDVDTERSVVLEEIAMRDDDPEDLLHDTFVTTVLGSHPLARPVLGTHESITGMSATGLRGFYRRRYTLPKMVLAVAGNVSHAQVLRLARKALGERLSGSDTPLAPRAGRARVSGERRLVLHTDDTEQAHVMLGMKALSRHDERRYALSVLNAALGGGMSSRLFQEVREQRGLAYQVYSSVATYADTGHFSVYAGCQPERLGEVSSVLRDVLGQVGKDGFTDAEVARAKGQLRGGLVLGLEDTASRMSRIGKQELNYGVHRSVDDTVERIAAVTADEVCELARTLFAAPGGVTAATVVGPYAHEQDLPEDLHEVIAK from the coding sequence ATGGCGCGACAGATTGCCGGGCACGAGCAGGCCGTGGGCACCACGCGGACGCTCGAGACCGGGGCGAACGGCCAGACCGTCAAGCGCACGGTGCTGCCGGGCGGGCTGCGGGTGGTCACCGAGCACGTGCCGGGCGTGCGGTCGGCGACGGTGGGCCTGTGGGTCGGGGTCGGCTCGCGGGACGAGCCGCCGAAGGTGGCGGGCGCGGCGCACTACCTGGAACACCTGCTGTTCAAGGGCACCACCCGCCGGTCGGCGGTGCGGATCGCGGAGGAGATCGACGCGGTCGGCGGTGAGCTGAACGCGTTCACCGCGAAGGAGCACACCTGCTACTACGCGCAGGTGCTCGACGAGGACCTGCCGCTGGCGGTGGACCTGGTGACCGACGTGGTGTTCGAGGCGCTGTGCGCGGAGTCCGATGTGGACACCGAGCGCAGTGTGGTGCTCGAGGAGATCGCCATGCGCGACGACGATCCCGAGGACCTGCTGCACGACACGTTCGTCACCACGGTACTGGGCTCGCACCCGCTGGCCCGGCCGGTGCTGGGCACCCACGAGTCGATCACCGGCATGTCGGCGACCGGGCTGCGCGGGTTCTACCGGCGCCGCTACACGCTGCCGAAGATGGTGCTCGCCGTGGCGGGCAACGTCTCGCACGCACAGGTGCTTCGGCTGGCGCGCAAGGCTCTCGGCGAGCGTCTGTCCGGTTCGGACACTCCGCTCGCGCCGCGGGCGGGCAGGGCGCGGGTTTCCGGCGAGCGGCGGCTGGTCCTGCACACCGACGACACCGAGCAGGCGCACGTGATGCTCGGCATGAAGGCCCTGTCACGGCACGACGAGCGGCGCTACGCCCTGTCGGTGCTCAACGCCGCGCTCGGCGGCGGCATGAGCTCGCGGCTGTTTCAGGAGGTCCGGGAGCAGCGCGGGCTGGCTTACCAGGTGTACTCGTCGGTGGCGACCTACGCCGACACCGGGCACTTCTCCGTCTATGCCGGGTGCCAGCCGGAGCGCCTCGGCGAGGTGTCGTCGGTGCTGCGTGACGTGCTGGGCCAGGTCGGCAAGGACGGTTTCACCGACGCCGAGGTCGCGCGCGCCAAGGGACAGCTGCGCGGCGGGCTGGTGCTGGGGCTGGAGGACACCGCGTCGCGGATGTCGCGCATCGGCAAGCAGGAGCTCAACTACGGCGTGCACCGCTCGGTTGACGACACCGTGGAGCGTATCGCCGCGGTGACCGCCGACGAGGTGTGTGAGCTGGCGCGCACCCTGTTCGCGGCGCCGGGAGGGGTCACCGCCGCGACGGTCGTCGGGCCGTACGCTCACGAGCAGGACCTGCCGGAAGATCTGCACGAGGTGATCGCGAAATGA
- a CDS encoding TetR/AcrR family transcriptional regulator, whose translation MRSKSTGEAGETFLNRARRRQFVTCATEALGELGYTATTVAEVARRAGVSKSVVLYHFSSRAELMEAVVDQLYGDAVEPIHAAVGAAETARERVLAYVRACVLFVWAHQREARAVLEVARNLRKEDGSPRYTAREGAALVGFARGLLEEGQRSGELGDFDAWTLAVLLRATIDNLSEQFMADPALDGPRVADSFAHLVGKMITPREGES comes from the coding sequence ATGCGGTCGAAAAGTACTGGAGAAGCAGGCGAGACGTTCCTCAACCGGGCACGGCGCCGCCAGTTCGTCACCTGCGCGACCGAGGCGCTGGGCGAACTGGGCTACACGGCGACGACCGTCGCGGAGGTCGCCCGGCGTGCCGGGGTGTCCAAGAGCGTGGTGCTCTACCACTTCTCCTCCCGCGCCGAGCTGATGGAGGCCGTGGTCGACCAGCTCTACGGCGACGCGGTGGAGCCGATCCACGCCGCGGTCGGCGCGGCGGAGACGGCACGGGAGCGGGTGCTGGCCTACGTCCGGGCGTGCGTCCTGTTCGTGTGGGCCCACCAGCGCGAGGCCAGGGCCGTGCTGGAGGTGGCCCGCAACCTGCGCAAGGAGGACGGATCGCCGCGGTACACGGCGCGCGAGGGCGCAGCGCTGGTCGGGTTCGCCCGGGGGCTCCTGGAAGAAGGGCAGCGCTCCGGCGAGCTCGGCGACTTCGACGCCTGGACGCTCGCGGTCCTGCTGCGCGCCACGATCGACAACCTGTCCGAACAGTTCATGGCCGACCCGGCGCTGGACGGCCCGCGGGTGGCCGACTCGTTCGCCCACCTGGTCGGCAAGATGATCACGCCACGGGAGGGCGAGTCATGA
- a CDS encoding GNAT family N-acetyltransferase has protein sequence MSTVSVREATDADAAEIARIQRVTWRTAYQGVLTERTLAELDSADTETRWAEAIEHPGSRVHVAVEGGFTVGFCVAGPAPRDDVAGADGSLPEDADRTGLIGALLVEPRWARRGHGARLLAAAAAGLRELGADRGVTWATESDAATLSFFRRAGWHPDGTVRTLDTGERRLRELRLTGALDIHLVS, from the coding sequence ATGAGCACCGTGTCCGTTCGCGAAGCCACCGATGCCGATGCCGCGGAGATCGCCCGGATCCAGCGGGTCACCTGGCGGACGGCATATCAGGGCGTCCTGACCGAGCGGACGCTGGCCGAGCTGGACTCGGCCGACACCGAGACGCGCTGGGCGGAGGCGATCGAGCACCCCGGCTCGCGGGTGCACGTCGCCGTGGAAGGCGGGTTCACCGTCGGGTTCTGCGTGGCCGGGCCGGCGCCCCGGGACGACGTCGCCGGCGCCGACGGATCCCTGCCGGAGGACGCCGACCGCACCGGCCTGATCGGGGCACTACTGGTCGAGCCGCGCTGGGCTCGTCGCGGACACGGGGCCCGGCTGCTGGCCGCGGCCGCCGCGGGGCTGCGTGAGCTGGGCGCGGACCGGGGCGTCACGTGGGCCACCGAATCCGACGCGGCGACGCTGAGCTTCTTCCGCCGGGCCGGATGGCACCCCGACGGCACCGTCCGCACCCTCGACACCGGCGAACGCCGCCTCCGCGAACTCCGCCTCACCGGCGCACTGGACATCCACCTGGTCAGCTGA
- a CDS encoding toxin-antitoxin system HicB family antitoxin, with translation MDLTPYITGLREDLTATASAGDEQIRRAAAVLSGALEPAVRLALMNALADLAAEATAQLPDHVVEVRLDGRDVRVVVTGGTAEREREPKAAPPPPPPPPMVDGGDISRMTLRLVEKLKEQAEHAASTQGVSLNTFISQAVHGALHGSESLRAAKPTGSRSESHLHGWVKG, from the coding sequence ATGGACTTGACGCCGTACATCACCGGTCTCCGCGAAGACCTCACCGCGACAGCTTCGGCCGGGGACGAACAGATCCGCCGCGCGGCGGCCGTGCTGTCCGGCGCGCTCGAACCCGCGGTGCGGCTGGCGCTGATGAACGCGCTCGCCGACCTGGCGGCCGAAGCCACCGCGCAGCTGCCCGACCACGTCGTCGAGGTGCGGCTGGACGGCCGCGACGTGCGCGTGGTGGTCACCGGCGGCACCGCCGAACGGGAGCGGGAACCGAAGGCCGCGCCACCGCCACCGCCGCCACCACCGATGGTCGACGGCGGGGACATCTCCCGGATGACGCTGCGCCTGGTGGAGAAGCTCAAGGAGCAGGCCGAGCACGCCGCCTCGACGCAGGGCGTTTCGCTCAACACGTTCATCTCGCAGGCCGTGCACGGCGCGCTGCACGGCTCGGAATCGCTGCGCGCCGCGAAGCCGACCGGCTCGCGGTCCGAATCGCACCTGCACGGCTGGGTGAAGGGATAG
- the dapB gene encoding 4-hydroxy-tetrahydrodipicolinate reductase, translating to MNPRGEDNPIRVGVLGAQGRMGAQVVKAAGDAPDTTVVAALDAGDDLAKLTEAGAEVVVDFTHPDAVMGNLEWTVANGVHAVVGTTGFTEERLESVRSWLSAKPEAGVLIAPNFALGAVLAMRFAQQAARFYESVEVIELHHNRKADAPSGTAAHTARLISQARREAGLKPGADATTSELDGARGATVDDVHVHSVRLPGLVAHEEILFGQEGETLTIRHDSMDRTSFMPGVLLGVREVLNRPGLTVGLENVLDL from the coding sequence ATGAACCCCCGCGGCGAGGACAACCCCATCCGGGTCGGCGTGCTGGGCGCACAGGGGCGGATGGGTGCGCAGGTGGTCAAGGCCGCCGGGGACGCGCCCGACACGACGGTGGTGGCGGCGCTGGACGCCGGGGACGACCTGGCGAAGCTGACCGAGGCCGGCGCCGAGGTGGTCGTCGACTTCACCCATCCCGACGCCGTGATGGGGAACCTGGAGTGGACCGTCGCCAACGGGGTGCACGCCGTGGTCGGCACCACCGGGTTCACCGAGGAGCGGCTGGAATCCGTGCGCTCGTGGCTGTCCGCGAAGCCCGAGGCCGGGGTGCTGATCGCACCGAACTTCGCGCTCGGCGCGGTGCTGGCGATGCGGTTCGCGCAGCAGGCGGCCCGGTTCTACGAATCGGTCGAGGTCATCGAGCTGCACCACAACCGCAAGGCCGACGCCCCGTCCGGCACGGCCGCGCACACCGCGCGCCTGATTTCGCAGGCTCGCCGCGAGGCCGGGCTCAAGCCGGGCGCGGACGCCACCACGAGCGAGCTCGACGGTGCCCGCGGTGCCACCGTCGACGACGTCCACGTGCACTCGGTGCGGCTGCCCGGGCTGGTCGCGCACGAGGAGATCCTGTTCGGGCAGGAGGGCGAGACGCTCACCATCCGCCACGACTCGATGGACCGCACGTCGTTCATGCCCGGCGTGCTGCTGGGCGTGCGCGAGGTGCTGAACCGGCCGGGGCTGACGGTCGGTCTCGAGAACGTCCTCGACCTGTGA
- a CDS encoding DUF4097 family beta strand repeat-containing protein, whose product MTDPELVRTQTFSLAGPLELDIAVTLGRVEVKLDDGTAEATVEVRHDPDAQQPWAQGVSNLLSWVSERFGDQLGTDLTGTPADAVQQTRMEQTGNRLTVHAPKALPLRNIPLAVTVTAPAGTTLEVRAGSADVTVSGTAGRADLSTGTGEIRLDRTEGAATVRTGSGSIRLGPTLSGLHLRTGSGDVEVASLSGSATLATGTGDVWLGTVAGSVLARSGSGDVSVAEAASGNLELVTGSGDLRVGIRPGVAAEVDLTASAGKVSSELDLSLEAPGGEVPLNLRARTGSGTAVVTRAAQ is encoded by the coding sequence ATGACCGATCCGGAACTCGTGCGCACACAGACGTTCTCCCTGGCCGGGCCACTGGAGCTGGACATCGCGGTGACGCTGGGCAGGGTCGAGGTGAAGCTCGACGACGGCACCGCCGAGGCGACGGTCGAGGTCCGGCACGACCCGGACGCGCAGCAGCCGTGGGCGCAGGGCGTGTCGAACCTGCTGAGCTGGGTCAGCGAGCGGTTCGGCGACCAGCTGGGCACCGATCTCACCGGCACCCCGGCCGACGCGGTACAGCAGACGCGGATGGAACAGACCGGCAACCGGCTGACCGTGCACGCGCCCAAGGCGCTGCCCCTGCGCAACATCCCGCTGGCCGTCACGGTGACCGCGCCGGCCGGCACCACCCTTGAGGTGCGGGCCGGTTCGGCGGACGTCACGGTGAGCGGGACCGCCGGGCGGGCGGACCTGTCCACCGGCACGGGCGAGATCAGGCTGGACCGGACCGAGGGCGCGGCCACCGTGCGGACCGGCTCGGGGTCGATCCGCCTCGGGCCGACGCTGTCCGGACTGCACCTGCGCACCGGCAGCGGCGACGTCGAGGTGGCGTCGCTGTCAGGTTCGGCGACGCTGGCCACCGGCACCGGTGACGTGTGGCTGGGCACCGTCGCGGGTTCCGTGCTGGCGCGCAGCGGCAGCGGCGACGTGTCGGTGGCCGAGGCGGCGAGCGGCAACCTGGAGCTGGTCACCGGCTCCGGCGACCTCCGGGTGGGGATCCGTCCCGGGGTCGCCGCGGAGGTCGACCTGACGGCGAGCGCGGGCAAGGTGTCCAGCGAACTGGACCTGTCACTGGAGGCTCCCGGCGGCGAGGTGCCGCTGAACCTGCGGGCCCGCACCGGATCCGGCACCGCGGTGGTGACACGCGCGGCGCAGTAG
- a CDS encoding Nramp family divalent metal transporter, with protein sequence MALTDQLKPRLARVRTGSMLLGPAFVAAIAYVDPGNVASNISAGAQFGYLLVWVIVAANLMAGLVQYLSAKLGLVTGRSLPENLRERMPRAGRLGFWAQAELVAIATDLAEVVGGAIALNLLFDLPLLLGGVITGVVSMVLLLVQDRRGQRPFERVITGLLGVIAVGFLASVFVGPPSAADAAAGLVPKFAGSESVLIAAAMLGATVMPHAVYLHSGLARDRHGHVEGARRSRLLRITRYDVGLAMLLAGAVNLSMVLLAATNLQGRSGVDSIAGAHLAVGEALGPGVALLFAIGLLASGLASTSVGAYAGAMIMQGLLRKRVPLLLRRLVTLLPAVVVLAMGADPSRALVVSQVVLSFGIPFALVPLVRLTSDRGLMGDAANHRVTTTLACVIAAVIITLNVALIYLTFAG encoded by the coding sequence ATGGCGCTGACGGACCAGCTCAAACCCCGGCTCGCGCGGGTGCGCACCGGCTCGATGCTGCTCGGCCCGGCGTTCGTCGCCGCGATCGCCTACGTCGACCCCGGCAACGTCGCCTCCAACATCAGCGCCGGCGCGCAGTTCGGTTACCTGCTGGTCTGGGTCATCGTGGCGGCCAACCTGATGGCCGGCCTGGTGCAGTACCTGTCCGCGAAGCTGGGACTGGTCACCGGGCGGTCGCTGCCGGAGAACCTGCGGGAGCGGATGCCGCGCGCGGGCCGCCTGGGGTTCTGGGCGCAGGCCGAACTGGTGGCGATCGCGACCGACCTGGCCGAGGTCGTCGGCGGCGCGATCGCCCTGAACCTGCTGTTCGACCTGCCGCTGCTGCTCGGCGGCGTGATCACCGGCGTCGTCTCGATGGTCCTGCTGCTGGTGCAGGACCGGCGCGGCCAGCGCCCGTTCGAGCGCGTCATCACCGGGCTGCTCGGGGTCATCGCCGTCGGATTCCTGGCCAGCGTGTTCGTCGGACCGCCGTCGGCGGCGGACGCGGCGGCCGGGCTGGTGCCGAAGTTCGCCGGCAGTGAGAGCGTGCTGATCGCCGCCGCGATGCTCGGCGCGACCGTCATGCCGCACGCGGTCTACCTGCACTCCGGGCTCGCCCGCGACCGGCACGGTCACGTCGAGGGCGCCCGCCGGTCGCGTCTGCTGCGCATCACGCGCTACGACGTCGGCCTCGCCATGCTGCTCGCCGGCGCGGTGAACCTCTCGATGGTGCTGCTGGCCGCGACCAACCTGCAGGGCCGGTCCGGCGTCGACTCGATCGCGGGCGCGCACCTGGCGGTCGGGGAGGCGCTCGGCCCGGGGGTGGCGCTGCTGTTCGCGATCGGGCTGCTGGCCTCCGGTCTCGCCTCGACCTCCGTCGGCGCCTACGCCGGAGCGATGATCATGCAGGGCCTGCTGCGCAAGCGGGTCCCGCTGCTGCTGCGGCGGCTGGTCACGCTGCTGCCCGCGGTCGTCGTGCTCGCGATGGGAGCCGACCCCAGCCGCGCGCTCGTGGTGTCGCAGGTGGTGCTGTCCTTCGGCATCCCGTTCGCGCTGGTGCCGCTGGTGCGCCTGACCAGCGACCGCGGCCTGATGGGCGACGCGGCCAACCACCGCGTGACCACCACGCTGGCCTGCGTGATCGCGGCCGTGATCATCACGCTCAACGTCGCCCTGATCTACCTCACCTTCGCGGGCTGA
- the thyX gene encoding FAD-dependent thymidylate synthase, with protein MAETVSPKVQLIAKTEFFPPADVPWSTDADGGEALAEFAGRACYQSWKKPNPKTATNAGYIDHIIEVGHLSVLEHGSVSFYVTGISRSLTHELIRHRHFSYSQLSQRYVPERDAAVVEPDVIANDPELHEKFLKATQASVDAYAELLAGLEDKFADAPSATLRRKQARQAARAVLPNATETRIVVTGNYRAWRHFVAMRATEHADVEIRELAVECLRQLQKAAPNVFADFTISTLPDGTEVASSPKVLEG; from the coding sequence GTGGCCGAGACCGTGTCGCCGAAGGTGCAGCTGATCGCCAAGACAGAGTTCTTCCCGCCGGCTGACGTGCCGTGGTCGACCGACGCCGACGGGGGCGAGGCGCTCGCCGAGTTCGCGGGCCGCGCCTGTTACCAGTCCTGGAAGAAGCCGAACCCGAAGACGGCCACCAACGCCGGCTACATCGACCACATCATCGAGGTCGGTCACCTGTCGGTGCTGGAGCACGGTTCGGTGAGCTTCTACGTCACCGGCATCTCCCGTTCGCTGACGCACGAGCTGATCCGTCACCGCCACTTCTCCTACTCGCAGCTGTCCCAGCGGTACGTGCCCGAGCGCGACGCCGCCGTCGTCGAGCCGGACGTCATCGCGAACGACCCGGAGCTGCACGAGAAGTTCCTCAAGGCCACGCAGGCCAGTGTGGACGCCTACGCCGAGCTGCTGGCCGGGCTGGAGGACAAGTTCGCCGACGCGCCCAGCGCCACGCTGCGCCGCAAGCAGGCGCGCCAGGCGGCGCGCGCGGTGCTGCCCAACGCCACCGAGACCCGCATCGTGGTCACCGGCAACTACCGCGCCTGGCGGCACTTCGTCGCCATGCGCGCCACCGAGCACGCCGACGTGGAGATCCGCGAGCTGGCCGTGGAATGCCTGCGGCAGCTGCAGAAGGCCGCGCCGAACGTCTTCGCCGACTTCACCATCTCGACCCTGCCGGACGGCACCGAGGTCGCCTCCAGCCCGAAGGTCCTCGAAGGGTGA
- a CDS encoding winged helix-turn-helix domain-containing protein encodes METMTAAAARRAALAAQGFADPRPGTAPTRRHLKRVLSRVQLLQLDSVNVAVRAHYAPVFARLGAYDPALIDEAAWSHSSRKPRMLVETWAHEASLIPVEDWPLLQSGAKRPGWWRHYQRLADRTPSLVEDVLAVVKELGPIGAGGIERELEGESQRRPGSWWERSEVKKICELLFGLGQLTTGTRRSFERLYDLTERVVPADILARRVSPEQGARELISRAATALGVATEPDLRDYYRLGPETSRRAVAELVEEGVLEQIEVRGWRGPAYRLVGARMPRKVAGRALLCPFDPLIWERARTERLFGFRYRIEIYVPEPQRVHGYYVFPFLLDGELVARVDLKSDREAGVLRVQGAFAEPDADVARVAAELAGELRLMAWWLGLDGFVVGERGDLAPALRTA; translated from the coding sequence ATGGAGACGATGACTGCGGCGGCCGCCCGGCGGGCCGCGCTCGCGGCGCAGGGGTTCGCCGACCCGCGCCCGGGCACCGCACCCACCCGGCGGCACCTCAAGCGGGTCCTGTCCCGGGTCCAGCTGCTGCAGCTGGATTCGGTGAACGTGGCGGTCCGGGCGCACTACGCGCCGGTGTTCGCGCGCCTGGGCGCCTATGATCCGGCGCTGATCGACGAGGCCGCGTGGAGCCACAGCAGCCGGAAACCGCGAATGCTGGTCGAGACCTGGGCCCACGAGGCGAGCCTGATCCCGGTCGAGGACTGGCCGCTGCTGCAGTCCGGCGCGAAACGGCCCGGATGGTGGCGCCACTACCAGCGCCTCGCCGACCGCACCCCGTCACTGGTGGAGGACGTGCTGGCGGTGGTGAAGGAGCTCGGGCCGATCGGCGCGGGCGGCATCGAGCGCGAGCTGGAGGGCGAGTCGCAACGCCGGCCGGGGTCTTGGTGGGAACGTTCCGAGGTCAAGAAGATCTGCGAGCTGCTGTTCGGGCTCGGGCAGCTGACCACCGGCACCCGGCGCTCGTTCGAACGGCTCTACGACCTGACCGAGCGTGTGGTGCCCGCCGACATCCTCGCGCGGCGGGTGTCGCCGGAGCAGGGCGCGCGTGAGCTGATCTCCCGCGCGGCGACGGCGCTGGGCGTGGCCACGGAACCGGACCTGCGGGACTACTACCGGCTTGGCCCGGAGACGAGCCGCCGGGCGGTGGCCGAGCTGGTCGAAGAAGGGGTGCTGGAGCAGATCGAGGTGCGCGGCTGGCGCGGTCCGGCCTACCGGCTGGTGGGCGCCCGCATGCCGCGCAAGGTCGCCGGACGGGCGCTGCTGTGCCCGTTCGACCCGCTGATCTGGGAGCGGGCCCGCACCGAGCGGTTGTTCGGGTTCCGCTACCGCATCGAGATCTACGTGCCCGAGCCGCAGCGCGTGCACGGGTACTACGTGTTCCCGTTCCTGCTGGACGGCGAGCTGGTCGCGCGCGTCGACCTGAAGTCCGACCGGGAGGCCGGGGTGCTGCGGGTGCAGGGTGCTTTCGCCGAGCCGGACGCCGATGTGGCCCGGGTGGCCGCGGAGCTGGCGGGCGAGTTGCGGTTGATGGCGTGGTGGCTGGGTCTGGACGGCTTCGTGGTGGGGGAGCGGGGTGATCTGGCGCCCGCGCTGCGCACGGCGTGA